One genomic segment of Drosophila melanogaster chromosome 3L includes these proteins:
- the CG12477 gene encoding uncharacterized protein, giving the protein MSTVASNDQHVDTGVLPVPSTNSPSSQIEQKGNEAIVPNYKAATAGEQGEAQAGATCTTVAVRPSGVATSADIVKGSSSVSSHVQPSWRSSFARSQDKKCGICFETIMEKEGGDKRFGILPSCNHVFCFQCICTWRHATQYAYQVTRACPECRVWSNFVCPSAFWVEEKVAKDQLINDHLAAMRARDCKYFKQGQGVCLFGNKCFYKHSIPNADYVDVGLPTHALGLPIPSDFSGLGNCLILVPFPNMFFDDFSNSDDYDFSDVN; this is encoded by the coding sequence ATGAGTACAGTCGCAAGCAACGATCAGCACGTGGACACCGGCGTATTGCCGGTGCCCAGCACGAACAGCCCTAGCTCCCAGATCGAGCAGAAGGGCAATGAAGCAATCGTGCCCAACTACAAGGCTGCTACTGCCGGCGAGCAGGGCGAGGCACAGGCTGGAGCTACCTGCACTACAGTCGCTGTTCGTCCGTCAGGTGTTGCCACCTCTGCCGACATAGTGAAAGGGTCATCATCTGTGAGCAGCCACGTGCAGCCGTCATGGCGGAGCTCCTTCGCCAGGTCCCAGGACAAGAAGTGCGGCATTTGCTTCGAGACGATCATGGAGAAGGAGGGAGGAGATAAGCGTTTCGGCATCCTGCCCAGCTGCAACCACGTGTTCTGCTTCCAGTGCATTTGCACATGGCGTCATGCCACACAGTATGCCTATCAAGTGACGCGAGCTTGCCCCGAATGTCGCGTGTGGTCTAACTTTGTATGTCCCAGTGCATTTTGGGTGGAGGAAAAGGTGGCGAAGGACCAGCTCATCAATGATCACCTCGCCGCTATGCGTGCAAGGGACTGCAAGTACTTTAAACAAGGACAAGGCGTGTGCCTCTTTGGCAACAAGTGTTTTTACAAGCACTCTATACCCAACGCAGATTACGTCGATGTGGGATTGCCGACCCATGCTCTAGGGCTACCGATTCCATCAGATTTTTCGGGACTTGGCAATTGTCTTATTTTGGTTCCTTTCCCGAATATGTTTTTTGATGATTTCAGCAATTCCGACGACTACGATTTCTCGGACGTAAACTAG